The Musa acuminata AAA Group cultivar baxijiao chromosome BXJ1-3, Cavendish_Baxijiao_AAA, whole genome shotgun sequence genome window below encodes:
- the LOC135634278 gene encoding cysteine-rich and transmembrane domain-containing protein WIH2-like has protein sequence MSYYNQQQPPVGVPPPQGYPPEGYPKDAYPPPGYPAQGYPPAGYPQQGYPPPYAQPPPQKQSSGPSFMEGCLAALCCCCLLDACF, from the exons ATGAGCTACTACAACCAGCAGCAGCCTCCCGTCGGAGTTCCACCTCCCCAAG GTTATCCGCCGGAGGGGTACCCCAAGGACGCCTACCCACCGCCGGGGTATCCGGCGCAAGGATACCCACCTGCTGGCTACCCCCAGCAGGGGTATCCGCCGCCGTACGCTCAGCCGCCACCCCAGAAGCAGAGCAGCGGGCCTTCCTTCATGGAGGGATG CTTGGCCGCTCTTTGCTGTTGTTGTCTCTTGGATGCTTGCTTCTGA
- the LOC135638245 gene encoding probable glycosyltransferase 7, which translates to MPRRSTNPCLLSFAGFATTSVVLYCTVSTIFSPPPVLDVPSSHPVFISSSSPFHDHDDRDAPDATFYDDASVSYAFDRPLTDWDAKRREWLRLHPNFDGNGRERVVMVTGSQPGPCRNREGDHLLLRFFKNKVDYCRRHGIDLFYNTALLHPAMRSQWAKLPAIRAAMLAHPEAEWVWWVDSDAVFTDMDFELPLHRYRDHNLVVHGWPHLVYDARSWVSLNSGVFLIRNCQWSLDFMKVWAVMSPLSPDYDRWGQVLAAELKDKLFNVSDDQSALVYLLVKHRDQWGDKVFLESDYDLEAYWVAIVDRLENMTAKYAEVERRVDGLRRRHAEVVSGGYGRLREEQLATEEGAVSGPNGWHRPFMTHFTGCQPCNGAHNKMYTWKSCWEGMQRALHFADDQVLRDYGFRHADLLSGDVHPLPFARPSTA; encoded by the coding sequence ATGCCTCGCCGCTCCACCAACCCCTGCCTCCTCTCCTTTGCGGGCTTCGCCACAACCTCCGTCGTCCTCTATTGTACCGTCTCCACCATATTCTCCCCACCCCCCGTCCTCGACGTCCCATCTTCTCACCCCGTCTTTATCTCCTCCTCTTCGCCCTTCCATGACCACGACGATCGCGACGCTCCCGACGCCACCTTCTACGATGACGCTTCCGTCTCCTACGCCTTCGACCGCCCGCTCACCGACTGGGACGCCAAGCGTCGGGAGTGGCTCCGCCTGCACCCCAACTTCGACGGGAATGGCCGCGAGAGGGTGGTCATGGTAACCGGGTCCCAGCCCGGCCCCTGCCGCAACCGGGAGGgcgaccacctcctcctccgcttcTTCAAGAACAAGGTCGACTACTGCCGCCGCCACGGCATCGACCTCTTCTACAACACCGCCCTCCTCCACCCGGCCATGCGCTCGCAGTGGGCGAAGCTCCCCGCGATCCGTGCCGCCATGCTCGCCCACCCGGAAGCCGAGTGGGTGTGGTGGGTCGACTCTGACGCTGTCTTCACGGACATGGACTTCGAGCTCCCCCTGCATCGCTACCGGGACCACAACCTGGTGGTCCACGGCTGGCCCCACCTGGTGTACGACGCCCGCAGCTGGGTCAGCCTCAACTCCGGCGTCTTCCTCATCCGCAACTGCCAGTGGTCGCTCGACTTCATGAAGGTGTGGGCCGTCATGAGCCCTTTATCACCGGACTACGACCGGTGGGGCCAGGTCCTGGCGGCGGAGTTGAAGGACAAGCTGTTCAATGTGTCGGACGACCAGTCGGCGCTCGTCTACCTCCTCGTCAAGCACAGGGACCAGTGGGGCGACAAGGTCTTCCTGGAGAGCGACTACGATCTCGAGGCCTACTGGGTGGCGATCGTGGACCGGCTGGAGAACATGACGGCGAAATACGCGGAGGTGGAGCGGCGCGTTGACGGGCTGCGCCGGCGCCACGCTGAGGTGGTGAGCGGGGGGTACGGGCGGCTGAGGGAGGAGCAGCTGGCGACTGAGGAGGGAGCGGTGAGCGGGCCCAACGGGTGGCACCGTCCCTTCATGACTCACTTCACCGGGTGCCAGCCCTGCAACGGCGCCCACAACAAGATGTACACCTGGAAGAGCTGTTGGGAGGGGATGCAGCGTGCGCTGCACTTCGCCGATGACCAGGTGCTCCGCGACTACGGCTTCCGCCATGCCGATCTCCTCAGCGGCGACGTCCACCCGCTGCCGTTCGCACGACCGTCCACGGCCTGA